Below is a window of Buchnera aphidicola str. Ak (Acyrthosiphon kondoi) DNA.
AAGAAGAATCTCCAGGTATGATTTTTTGGCACAATAAAGGTTGGATTATTTTTAATGAATTACAAAATTTTGTTCGATGGAAATTAAAAGAATATAAATATAAAGAAGTTAAAACACCATTATTAATAGATAAGTCAATCTGGAAAAAAAGTGGACACTGGGATAATTATAAAAATGCTATTTTTACTACATTATCAGAACATCGAAAATATTGTATTAAACCAATGAATTGTCCTGGGCATGTGCAAATTTTTAATAGTAGATTAAAATCTTATCGAGATTTACCTATCCGCATGGCAGAATTTGGAAGTTGTCATCGTAACGAACCTTCAGGTTCTTTACACGGTTTGATGAGAGTGCGTAATTTCACTCAAGATGATGCTCATATATTTTGTACTAAAGAACAAGTGCGTGATGAAATTAACGATTGTATTAAAATGATATATGATTTGTATAGCACATTTAATTTTAAAAAAATACTAGTTAAATTATCTACTCGTCCAGAAAAACGTATTGGTACTGATTCTTTATGGGATGAATCAGAAAAAGATTTATCTGATATGTTACTAGAAAATCATTTATCATTTGAATATCAATCAGGAGAAGGTGCTTTTTACGGACCTAAAATTGAATTCATTTTACAAGATTCTTTAGACCGAAACTGGCAATGCGGGACAATTCAACTTGATTTTTATTTACCATTGCGTTTAAGTTCGTTTTATATTAATGAAAATAACGAACGTAAAACTCCTGTTATTATTCATCGGGCTATATTAGGTTCAATAGAACGGTTTATTGGTATATTAATTGAGGAGTGTTCAGGTAATTTACCTACATGGTTATCTCCAATACAGGTAGTTATCATTAGCATTACTAATGTTAGTTCAGATTATGTTAAAAAATTATTTAAAAAGTTTTCTGATATTAATATTCGTATAGAATCTGATTTAAGAAATGAAAAAATAGGTTTTAAAATTCGAGAACACACACTACGTCGAATTCCTTATATATTGATTTGTGGTGAAAAAGAAATTAGTTCTAAAAAAATATCTGTTCGCAGTCGAAATGGCCGTAATTTTGGAATGATTGATATTGATTATTTTATTAAAAAGTTACAAAAAGAAATTATTACACGTAACTTTCATCAAATGGAGGAATAAAGTATTAAAGGTGGAAAAAGAATTCAATTAACACGTCCTAATCGAATTAATAGTGAGATACGTGCAATTAAAGTTCGTCTTACTGGAGTTGAAGGCGATCAAATCGGCATAGTTAATTTACGTGAAGCTTTAGAAAAATCTGAGGAATTAGGATTAGATTTAGTTGAAATTAGTCCGAATGCTGAACCTCCTGTTTGTCGTATTATGGATTATGGAAAGTTTCTTTATGAAAAAAGTAAATCTTCCAAGGAACAGAAAAAAAAACAAAAAGTAATTCAGATAAAAGAAATAAAATTTCGTCCTGGTACTGATGAAGGTGATTATCAAGTTAAATTACGTAATTTAATACGTTTTTTAGAAGATGGTGATAAAGTCAAAATTACTCTACGATTCAGAGGTCGTGAAATGGCACATCAAAAAATTGGTATTAATGTGTTAAATAGAGTTAAAAACGACTTAATTGAATTAGCAATTGTAGAATCTTTTCCATCTAAAATCGAAGGTCGACAAATGATAATGATTTTAGCACCAAAGAAGAAATAGTAATTTTTAATT
It encodes the following:
- the thrS gene encoding threonine--tRNA ligase; amino-acid sequence: MPVIRFFDRSQQVYEHSVSLIEIIQNKKPSIINSLVAISVNGHFSNLNALIKEDSSIELISIKDHKTLNIIRYSCTQLLSYAIKNIWPLSQIAASDIIENGFYCDIDSERKISEQDLVLLENNMNILVKKEYNILNKLVSFSEAKEIFKKYFEKYKISWIDKNMDCKKQISLYYHENHVDIDRGMQVFNIKFCKYFKLQKIGGVYWEGNKKNKMLQRIYGTAWSNKMELDKHLNYLNELEKRDHRKIGKLLQLYHMQEESPGMIFWHNKGWIIFNELQNFVRWKLKEYKYKEVKTPLLIDKSIWKKSGHWDNYKNAIFTTLSEHRKYCIKPMNCPGHVQIFNSRLKSYRDLPIRMAEFGSCHRNEPSGSLHGLMRVRNFTQDDAHIFCTKEQVRDEINDCIKMIYDLYSTFNFKKILVKLSTRPEKRIGTDSLWDESEKDLSDMLLENHLSFEYQSGEGAFYGPKIEFILQDSLDRNWQCGTIQLDFYLPLRLSSFYINENNERKTPVIIHRAILGSIERFIGILIEECSGNLPTWLSPIQVVIISITNVSSDYVKKLFKKFSDINIRIESDLRNEKIGFKIREHTLRRIPYILICGEKEISSKKISVRSRNGRNFGMIDIDYFIKKLQKEIITRNFHQMEE
- the infC gene encoding translation initiation factor IF-3; translation: MKGGKRIQLTRPNRINSEIRAIKVRLTGVEGDQIGIVNLREALEKSEELGLDLVEISPNAEPPVCRIMDYGKFLYEKSKSSKEQKKKQKVIQIKEIKFRPGTDEGDYQVKLRNLIRFLEDGDKVKITLRFRGREMAHQKIGINVLNRVKNDLIELAIVESFPSKIEGRQMIMILAPKKK